One Deinococcus aerolatus genomic window carries:
- the mqnP gene encoding menaquinone biosynthesis prenyltransferase MqnP: protein MSVAPRLKTYLDLVKFEHTVFALPFAYAGMLLASMTHTGSGWPGLGVVLWVTVAMAAARTAAMGANRVIDRAIDARNPRTAGREVPAGKVSPAQAWALVVVSLAVMTFAAAQLNPLCLALLPLAVVFLIGYPYTKRYTWLCHAWLGVSDGAAAAGGYIAVTGSFGPTAWVLWAVVIFWMIGLDVIYATLDRDFDVRNGIKSIPARFGIPRALKIAAASHALTFVLLLLVGVVAGASGWYYLAALAMGAILLYEHRIVNPNDLGRVNVAFFDANMWLALTMLAGVIVDVTWRTLT, encoded by the coding sequence ATGAGCGTGGCCCCGCGTCTGAAAACCTATCTGGATCTGGTGAAGTTCGAGCACACCGTGTTTGCCCTGCCCTTCGCATACGCAGGCATGTTGCTGGCCAGCATGACCCACACTGGCAGCGGCTGGCCTGGCCTGGGTGTCGTGCTATGGGTCACGGTGGCAATGGCGGCGGCCCGCACGGCGGCGATGGGCGCCAACCGTGTGATTGACCGCGCCATTGACGCCCGCAATCCGCGCACGGCGGGGCGAGAGGTTCCAGCAGGCAAGGTCAGCCCGGCCCAGGCCTGGGCGCTGGTGGTGGTCAGCCTCGCCGTCATGACCTTTGCGGCGGCGCAGCTTAATCCGCTGTGTCTGGCGCTGCTGCCGCTGGCCGTGGTATTCCTGATCGGCTACCCGTACACCAAACGCTATACCTGGCTGTGCCACGCGTGGCTGGGGGTGAGCGACGGCGCGGCGGCGGCGGGAGGCTACATCGCCGTTACCGGTTCCTTTGGCCCCACCGCCTGGGTGCTGTGGGCCGTCGTGATCTTCTGGATGATCGGCCTGGACGTGATCTACGCCACGCTGGACCGCGATTTTGACGTCAGAAACGGCATCAAGAGCATTCCCGCCCGCTTCGGCATTCCGCGGGCGCTGAAGATCGCCGCCGCCAGCCACGCGCTGACCTTCGTGCTGCTGCTGCTGGTGGGGGTGGTGGCGGGGGCCAGCGGCTGGTACTACCTGGCGGCACTGGCAATGGGCGCGATTTTGCTGTACGAGCACCGCATCGTCAACCCGAACGATCTGGGGCGGGTCAACGTGGCCTTTTTCGACGCCAACATGTGGCTGGCGCTGACCATGCTCGCGGGGGTCATCGTGGACGTGACGTGGCGCACGCTGACCTGA
- a CDS encoding response regulator transcription factor, whose translation MERKPLVLVIEDEKDIARFIELELAAEGYATEVAFDGVTGLSKFREVNPDLVILDLMLPVLDGLEVARRIRKTSNTPIIILTAKDGIQDKVEGLDSGADDYLIKPFSIEELLARVRAHLRRVNPAVTGEVRVADLVMNLDGREIFRGGRRVELSAKEFELLELLARNPGKVFSRFEIEEKVWPEYTGGSNVVDVYIGYLRRKLEEGGERRLIHTVRGVGYVLREE comes from the coding sequence ATGGAACGCAAGCCGCTAGTCCTCGTGATTGAGGATGAGAAAGACATCGCCCGATTTATTGAACTCGAACTGGCCGCCGAGGGCTACGCCACCGAAGTGGCCTTCGACGGCGTGACCGGTCTGTCCAAATTCCGCGAAGTGAACCCCGATCTGGTGATTCTCGACCTGATGCTGCCGGTCCTCGACGGCCTGGAAGTGGCGCGCCGCATCCGCAAGACGAGCAACACCCCCATCATTATTCTGACGGCCAAGGACGGCATTCAGGACAAGGTCGAGGGGCTGGATTCGGGCGCAGACGACTACCTGATCAAGCCTTTTTCCATCGAGGAACTGCTGGCCCGCGTGCGCGCGCACCTGCGCCGGGTCAATCCGGCGGTGACCGGCGAGGTGCGCGTAGCCGATCTGGTCATGAACCTTGATGGCCGCGAGATCTTCCGGGGCGGGCGCCGCGTGGAACTGTCGGCCAAGGAGTTCGAACTGCTGGAACTGCTGGCCCGCAACCCCGGCAAGGTGTTCTCGCGCTTCGAGATCGAGGAAAAGGTCTGGCCCGAGTACACCGGAGGCAGCAACGTGGTGGACGTGTACATCGGCTACCTGCGCCGCAAGCTTGAAGAAGGAGGCGAGCGGCGGCTGATCCACACCGTGCGCGGCGTCGGCTACGTGCTGCGCGAGGAGTAG
- a CDS encoding zinc ribbon domain-containing protein encodes MLTSHLTLRAAGHHLHLIDVAAGQVALPGLPAPGETVVVPPVTLDDLQTGFRQARDALGWAHDVPASVYHQVVVDTARDWRALAGQTVRASELPPPWGPERPLELHLDSAAQPLDETTLEVASLGRDALVLGDLYLLPGPYRRALHHRRQRRLAHEAQRLQQFEQAWLAGGDLEAAGQAHRLRARHLAAGVVLEGQRPPPDLNPGEPRSLDRAVIRQTVGRGGQPGWEIAWAFQVTASPWTVDDCLGLDPGGRHVVAYAAGAGGGVIGRPLRGAWQLPALPAPRGLLEVALDEPRARIYHRRALFLKMLPAYDALLALALQFRAVALEDTSWQALQRRGSAFPAYAEAVGLRAALGWLVALAPHHGVQVRLTPPYNSSRTCPACLTLGRRPWSGQPFACRTCGHTEAIGDVAAAQIHRQRALGGAWRSP; translated from the coding sequence GTGTTGACCAGCCACCTGACCCTGCGCGCCGCCGGTCACCACCTGCACCTGATCGACGTTGCGGCAGGCCAGGTGGCCTTGCCGGGGCTGCCAGCACCAGGAGAGACCGTCGTCGTTCCGCCGGTCACGCTGGACGACCTGCAGACCGGGTTCAGGCAGGCCCGCGACGCGCTGGGCTGGGCGCATGACGTCCCCGCCTCCGTGTACCACCAGGTGGTCGTCGACACGGCCCGCGACTGGCGTGCTCTTGCCGGGCAGACCGTCCGCGCCTCGGAACTGCCGCCCCCCTGGGGACCTGAACGGCCGCTGGAACTTCACCTGGACAGCGCGGCGCAGCCGCTGGACGAGACCACCCTGGAGGTAGCCTCGCTGGGGCGCGACGCCCTGGTGCTGGGTGATCTCTACCTGCTGCCTGGGCCGTACCGCCGCGCCCTGCACCACCGGCGGCAGCGCCGCCTGGCGCACGAGGCCCAGCGCCTGCAACAGTTCGAGCAGGCGTGGCTGGCCGGCGGTGACCTGGAGGCGGCGGGCCAGGCACACCGGCTGCGGGCGCGTCACCTCGCCGCCGGCGTCGTGCTGGAGGGCCAGCGTCCACCGCCCGACCTGAACCCAGGTGAGCCGCGCAGTCTGGACCGCGCCGTCATCCGGCAGACCGTGGGGCGCGGCGGCCAGCCGGGCTGGGAGATCGCCTGGGCCTTTCAGGTCACCGCCTCACCCTGGACGGTCGACGACTGTCTTGGCCTGGACCCCGGAGGACGCCATGTCGTGGCCTACGCGGCTGGTGCAGGGGGCGGCGTGATCGGGCGGCCGCTGCGGGGGGCCTGGCAGCTTCCAGCGCTGCCCGCACCCCGCGGCCTGCTGGAGGTGGCCCTGGACGAGCCGCGCGCACGCATCTACCACCGGCGGGCCCTGTTTCTGAAGATGCTGCCGGCGTACGACGCGTTGCTGGCGCTGGCGCTGCAGTTCCGGGCCGTCGCCCTGGAGGACACCTCGTGGCAGGCGCTGCAGCGCCGGGGATCGGCGTTTCCCGCCTACGCCGAGGCCGTGGGGCTGCGGGCGGCGCTGGGCTGGCTCGTGGCGCTCGCGCCGCACCACGGCGTTCAGGTGCGGCTCACCCCCCCCTACAACAGCTCGCGCACCTGTCCGGCGTGTCTGACGCTGGGGCGCCGCCCCTGGTCCGGCCAGCCGTTCGCGTGCCGCACCTGTGGCCACACCGAGGCCATCGGCGACGTCGCTGCCGCGCAGATTCACCGGCAGCGTGCGCTGGGCGGCGCGTGGCGGTCGCCGTGA
- a CDS encoding phage NrS-1 polymerase family protein has translation MTGSPADRLRAGWPEALHARRLYLPYQLRPRASGRQGKVPVRWAGRRWYPADARDSRFRLTLAGALLHLEAGAADGVGVVLDPQQAVVDGWPLVAADLDHVFRPGQPLPAATQQLVDRLASYTEVSRSGSGLHVVVGGRVPGNRRAGSVELIASGFLALTGHRLPGTPPGIGPRQTGLDALVAGMTAPRPGSQRQPSTSPADAEVLRRLRAGPGAAKFACLFDHGDLGLHGGDHSRADAALLGQLSYHTSDPQQLARLFAQSALFRPARWHASATHDGRTCGDVSVAFVLGRKGDPC, from the coding sequence GTGACCGGCAGTCCAGCCGACCGCCTGCGCGCAGGCTGGCCGGAGGCGCTGCACGCCAGGCGCCTGTATCTCCCCTACCAGCTCCGCCCCCGGGCATCTGGGCGGCAGGGCAAGGTCCCGGTGCGCTGGGCAGGTCGGCGCTGGTACCCGGCCGACGCTCGCGACTCCCGGTTCCGGCTGACCCTCGCCGGGGCGCTCCTGCACCTGGAAGCCGGCGCTGCCGACGGGGTGGGCGTCGTGCTGGACCCCCAGCAGGCCGTCGTTGATGGCTGGCCCCTGGTGGCCGCCGATCTCGACCACGTCTTCCGGCCGGGCCAGCCGCTGCCCGCAGCCACGCAACAGCTGGTGGACCGGCTGGCCTCGTACACCGAGGTGTCGCGCTCGGGGTCCGGACTGCACGTCGTCGTCGGTGGCCGCGTGCCCGGCAACCGCCGCGCCGGCAGCGTGGAACTCATCGCCAGCGGATTCCTGGCGCTGACCGGCCACCGCCTTCCAGGGACACCGCCTGGTATCGGGCCGCGCCAGACCGGGCTGGACGCCCTGGTCGCGGGCATGACAGCGCCCCGGCCAGGCAGCCAGCGCCAGCCGTCCACCAGCCCGGCGGACGCCGAGGTGCTGCGGCGTCTGCGCGCCGGCCCAGGTGCGGCGAAGTTTGCCTGCCTTTTTGACCACGGTGACCTGGGCCTCCACGGCGGGGACCACAGCCGGGCCGACGCGGCCCTGCTGGGTCAGTTGAGCTACCACACGTCCGATCCACAGCAGCTCGCCCGCCTGTTTGCGCAGAGCGCCCTGTTTCGCCCCGCCCGCTGGCACGCCAGCGCCACACACGATGGCCGGACCTGCGGCGACGTTTCCGTCGCGTTTGTGCTCGGCCGCAAAGGAGACCCCTGTTGA
- a CDS encoding adenylate/guanylate cyclase domain-containing protein, with the protein MPQLLLPLSARPPEATLACVVLVDLTGSTRLAHTLPLPHYMALMTEFVQVMILSFEANGGTVLQHQGDAVLGYWPAAAADDACRVALEAHDRAARLTLAGLLGAEMRLRAGVALGEVIVGLVGGQPSAYGLPVNYARRLCDAARSGETLACAGTAEHLGATVAAKPCEPLALPGFGGGCRVNRLTLHDTLHSQTRMKVD; encoded by the coding sequence ATGCCGCAACTGCTACTCCCCCTGTCTGCCCGGCCGCCGGAGGCCACCCTCGCCTGCGTGGTGCTGGTGGACCTGACCGGCAGCACGCGGCTGGCCCACACGCTGCCACTGCCTCACTACATGGCGCTGATGACCGAATTTGTGCAGGTGATGATCCTCAGTTTCGAGGCCAACGGCGGAACGGTGCTGCAACACCAGGGGGACGCGGTGCTGGGGTACTGGCCTGCCGCAGCAGCGGACGATGCCTGCCGGGTGGCACTGGAAGCGCATGACCGGGCCGCGCGGCTGACGCTGGCGGGCCTGCTGGGCGCGGAGATGCGGCTGCGGGCAGGTGTCGCGCTGGGCGAGGTGATTGTCGGACTGGTGGGCGGACAGCCCAGTGCCTATGGCCTGCCGGTCAACTACGCCCGGCGGCTGTGCGACGCGGCCCGGTCCGGCGAGACCCTGGCCTGTGCCGGGACGGCTGAGCACCTCGGGGCGACTGTCGCTGCCAAGCCTTGTGAGCCGCTGGCCCTGCCGGGCTTCGGCGGGGGCTGCCGGGTCAACCGCCTGACGCTGCACGACACGCTGCATTCTCAGACCCGGATGAAAGTCGATTAA
- a CDS encoding sensor histidine kinase, producing the protein MRVRFPRQLTGAARAARKVRPTGGTGQRPGRRRITLRWRLTVFYTALLAVLLTTVAVTTLVIMRNNLITSVNRDLSDIYGRFVQVLPSLGLTPANTVNRDAAGDLRSVRYQFPSYAIQIEQLTFYDLPLLTERLEEAETPAQRESLFDDLNFLRSGSRDSTGIDRDQPITLSDEQLAELIRSPSGQLLIDQNVQEAYLNKPTPMRVLVRLAPLALQPSPLGLPGSNDTLTIVYVGRSLDDIQHTLSDLRTVILLLFLAGLVTAGVGAYLLAGRALQPLGLVQRAAEGIGGQNLTERVPEPETGDEVQALAGALNNMLARLEDSFEAQRRFTSDASHELRTPVTAISGHASYLLRRTSPNEQQKESLKIIRSESERLTNLIASLLQLARSDSGALVMARDPILSGLFLEEIVRELMPLAQAQRTALMVAGQEVTFEGDADRLKQVIINLVSNALKAGARTITLSSRPEEDGTEVRLSVQDDGPGIPEDQLDRLFDRFYRLEDSRSRDVGGAGLGLSIARGIVEAHGGRIWLESKVGQGTAAHVQLPIGDVPVLHDDDVP; encoded by the coding sequence GTGAGGGTCCGTTTTCCACGCCAGCTGACTGGGGCCGCCCGCGCCGCCAGGAAAGTCCGGCCCACCGGGGGCACAGGGCAGCGGCCGGGCCGGCGCCGCATCACCCTGCGCTGGCGACTGACCGTGTTCTACACGGCGCTGCTGGCCGTCCTGCTGACCACCGTGGCCGTGACCACGCTGGTAATTATGCGCAACAACCTGATCACCAGCGTCAACCGCGACCTGAGCGACATCTACGGCCGCTTCGTGCAGGTGTTGCCCTCGCTGGGCCTGACGCCGGCCAACACTGTCAACCGGGACGCAGCGGGCGATCTCCGAAGCGTGCGCTACCAGTTTCCCAGCTACGCCATTCAGATTGAGCAATTGACCTTTTACGATCTGCCGCTGCTGACCGAGAGACTGGAAGAGGCCGAAACGCCCGCACAGCGCGAGAGCCTGTTCGACGATCTTAATTTCCTGCGCAGCGGGAGCCGAGATTCCACAGGCATTGACCGGGATCAGCCCATCACCCTGTCCGACGAGCAGCTGGCCGAGCTGATCCGGTCACCGAGCGGCCAGCTGCTGATTGACCAGAACGTGCAGGAGGCGTACCTGAACAAACCCACGCCCATGCGGGTGCTGGTGCGGCTGGCCCCGCTGGCGCTGCAACCCTCACCGCTGGGGCTGCCGGGCAGCAACGACACGCTGACCATCGTGTATGTGGGCCGCAGCCTGGACGATATCCAGCACACGCTGTCGGACCTGCGCACCGTTATTCTGCTGCTGTTTCTGGCCGGCCTGGTCACGGCGGGGGTGGGGGCGTACCTGCTGGCCGGGCGGGCGCTGCAGCCGCTGGGACTGGTGCAGCGCGCTGCCGAGGGCATTGGCGGGCAGAACCTGACGGAGCGCGTGCCGGAGCCCGAGACGGGCGACGAGGTGCAGGCGCTGGCCGGAGCGCTCAACAACATGCTGGCCCGTCTGGAGGACAGTTTCGAGGCCCAGCGCCGGTTCACCAGCGACGCCAGCCACGAGTTGCGGACCCCGGTCACCGCCATCAGCGGGCACGCCAGCTACCTGCTGCGGCGCACCAGCCCAAACGAGCAGCAAAAAGAGAGCCTCAAGATCATTCGCAGCGAGTCCGAGCGCCTGACCAACCTGATCGCCAGCCTGCTGCAACTGGCCCGCAGCGACAGCGGCGCCCTGGTGATGGCCCGCGACCCGATCCTGTCGGGCCTGTTCCTAGAGGAGATCGTGCGGGAGTTGATGCCGCTGGCCCAGGCCCAGCGCACGGCCCTGATGGTGGCCGGGCAGGAGGTCACCTTCGAGGGGGACGCGGACCGGCTCAAGCAGGTCATCATCAATCTGGTCAGCAACGCCCTGAAGGCCGGCGCACGGACCATCACCCTGAGCAGCCGCCCTGAAGAGGACGGCACAGAGGTCCGCCTGAGCGTGCAAGACGATGGCCCAGGCATTCCTGAAGACCAGCTGGACCGCCTGTTCGACCGCTTCTACCGCCTGGAAGACAGCCGCAGCCGCGATGTGGGCGGCGCGGGCCTGGGCCTGAGCATTGCGCGCGGCATCGTGGAGGCGCATGGGGGCCGCATCTGGCTGGAAAGCAAGGTGGGTCAGGGCACGGCGGCCCACGTGCAGCTGCCTATCGGGGACGTGCCGGTGCTGCACGACGACGACGTGCCGTAG
- a CDS encoding tyrosine-type recombinase/integrase, giving the protein MTGKAKRPTRNDAPALLADASKQRKTKRRGNGSGTVWWDVAIGKYRWQITLQTLTGGRRKTLNGRAETKTGAVKAMRAALVAHEQGDLQDPNTITVARYAEVWLNRLTTARPRTLALYRQELGYALAIIGGERVQKVTVATMKDLVAGLSRREMAGGLGRGKPMSPRTLGKIVTRLRAVFAEAVTDGIIKVSPMNGVRRQRVPSPAIAPEGRVLDEPQLAQFHALGTLLWQAGLCRLWPALFTALSVGLRRGEVLGLTWAHVELAHGLLRIQQQITGHRGGARVSDLLKTDHARRDIHMPLSLVTLLKQHQAQQRAERTALGLPWTPDSPVFATASGTFTHPDNFNRALSSMVAWSRKGAATVPGRKWNCPPGMIEPLQAIHRDRGALPQLSPHDLRHTYATTALRRGIQLAVVSKTLGHARVSITNDIYRHVLPSEAREQVIDLFTPPDPQD; this is encoded by the coding sequence ATGACAGGAAAAGCAAAGCGTCCAACCAGAAACGACGCCCCCGCCCTTCTCGCTGACGCCAGCAAACAGCGCAAGACCAAGCGGCGCGGTAACGGCAGCGGAACGGTCTGGTGGGATGTGGCCATCGGCAAATACAGGTGGCAGATCACGCTTCAGACGCTGACTGGCGGACGGCGCAAGACCCTTAACGGCAGGGCTGAGACGAAGACGGGGGCGGTGAAGGCCATGCGGGCCGCGCTCGTTGCCCACGAACAAGGTGACCTGCAGGACCCGAATACCATTACCGTGGCGAGGTACGCCGAGGTCTGGCTCAACCGTCTGACGACGGCACGGCCGCGCACTCTGGCGCTGTATCGCCAGGAGCTCGGCTACGCTCTGGCGATCATCGGCGGGGAGCGGGTCCAGAAGGTCACCGTGGCAACCATGAAGGACCTGGTTGCCGGGTTGAGTCGGCGTGAGATGGCCGGAGGACTCGGCAGGGGAAAACCCATGTCGCCGCGCACCCTCGGCAAGATCGTGACCCGGCTGCGCGCCGTGTTCGCCGAGGCCGTGACCGACGGAATCATCAAGGTCTCGCCCATGAACGGCGTCCGACGCCAGCGCGTGCCCAGCCCCGCAATCGCCCCGGAAGGGCGGGTCCTGGATGAGCCGCAACTGGCGCAGTTCCACGCCCTCGGAACCCTGTTGTGGCAGGCTGGACTCTGCCGCCTGTGGCCGGCGCTGTTCACGGCGCTCAGTGTGGGCCTGCGGCGCGGCGAGGTCCTGGGACTCACCTGGGCCCATGTAGAGCTCGCGCACGGCCTGCTCCGCATCCAGCAGCAGATCACCGGGCACCGCGGCGGGGCCAGGGTCAGCGATCTGTTGAAAACGGACCACGCCCGCAGGGACATTCACATGCCGCTCAGCCTGGTGACGCTCTTAAAGCAGCACCAGGCGCAGCAGCGGGCGGAACGCACCGCCCTTGGCCTGCCCTGGACCCCGGACAGCCCGGTGTTCGCAACAGCCAGCGGCACCTTCACGCATCCAGACAACTTCAACCGCGCCCTCAGCAGCATGGTGGCGTGGAGCCGCAAGGGTGCGGCCACGGTGCCCGGCCGCAAATGGAACTGTCCCCCCGGGATGATCGAGCCGCTGCAGGCGATCCACAGGGACCGGGGCGCCCTGCCCCAGCTCTCCCCCCATGATCTCAGGCACACCTACGCCACGACGGCGCTGCGCCGTGGAATCCAGCTCGCAGTGGTCAGCAAGACGCTGGGACACGCCCGGGTGTCGATCACCAACGACATCTACCGGCATGTGCTGCCCAGCGAGGCCAGGGAGCAGGTCATCGACCTGTTTACGCCGCCAGACCCTCAAGACTGA
- a CDS encoding bifunctional DNA primase/polymerase, producing MESTEPLKHPEAVQHYITLGLALAPTPHGSKAPITKGWNQPEQLVITPEQAESHWHHNREDRKPPNIALYHATSGTAVLDIDHLEGTRRALASVGLDLDGILTSKCCICSRNGKKPLYRVPGGLDLRPRKLIARDRDGTNHTVFELRVGNLQDQLPPSMHPSGVLYTWSDGMPLTREDIPELPDPLAWLWQNFDHLKAQMAAACSDAPQPPAKALPRSRGSSRLRRVPTTDRVRQAFNATYPVARVLERNGYEAQGSGRWTAPHSTTGMPGVTLLPPTTTGPAQVYSHHAADVLATGYPHDAFSARALLEHAGDEGAARAAVGAELDVQDSTVRTGTYIMRDGQMLKEKSTRAGVLEVPLTSFAAWITSEIRYDDGDGGRELHFELAGQRPSGQAFSPITLKASEFEAMGWPLAQWGAHANVFAGAGNRDHVRCAIQALSVHQGFVTRTIYRHLGWTLHPEHKALYLSAGAVIGAQGVVPGITVEVPGRLTGYALPPVPEHSELVRCVRASLALLDLAPDSISVPVLGAVFRAVLGKSDFTLFLVGRTGSHKTTFTALALAHFGGAWRHDHMPESWASTANALERNAYIVKDALFGVDDFKPRDPNDPVYGVLSRLLRGQADGAGRSRLGQGGQTSQTTYHPRGLMITSAETVPKEHSDQARALFVNVTAPLLGPGRQKSGAFYAAAELGQSGTYAGTLAGFVQYIAQNWTSLHAGGAAHQQAVRALTAHFDDIQAHDRTPRMCGELARGWQVFLDFAVSSGTVTRLDADALLARVIKALRDVAATQSAHHKDVDPVQRFLQLLRELFASRRAFVEDAREGRGPRDHPETLGWRSDPQFGFLREPSAARLGWVGHSGKGELCLFLQPDTTVAAVSKLAADSGAPLPLTSGPLGSRLKEAGILGPCETGKTTHRRAVHGAAGRADLWHIRWEVFAPDTGTAGTVGENSSTPTASGPVPPSSLSSGQEGTMLDNLMFEPF from the coding sequence ATGGAATCCACCGAGCCGCTGAAACACCCCGAGGCGGTGCAGCACTACATCACGCTGGGGCTGGCGCTGGCGCCGACGCCTCACGGTTCGAAGGCACCGATCACCAAGGGCTGGAACCAGCCTGAGCAACTCGTCATCACGCCCGAACAGGCCGAGTCCCACTGGCACCACAACAGGGAGGACAGAAAACCGCCTAACATCGCGCTGTATCACGCCACCAGCGGCACGGCCGTCCTTGACATTGATCATCTGGAAGGAACGCGCCGCGCGCTGGCGAGCGTCGGCCTCGACCTGGACGGAATCCTGACATCGAAATGCTGCATCTGCAGCCGCAACGGCAAAAAACCGCTGTACCGCGTGCCCGGGGGTCTGGACCTCAGGCCACGCAAGCTGATTGCACGCGACAGGGACGGCACGAACCACACGGTGTTTGAACTGCGGGTGGGAAATTTGCAGGACCAGTTGCCACCCAGCATGCATCCCAGCGGCGTGCTGTACACCTGGTCCGACGGGATGCCTCTCACCCGCGAGGACATCCCCGAACTGCCTGACCCATTGGCCTGGCTCTGGCAGAACTTTGACCATCTGAAAGCCCAGATGGCAGCGGCCTGCTCGGACGCACCTCAGCCCCCGGCGAAAGCCCTCCCCCGGTCCAGGGGTTCCAGCCGGTTGCGTCGGGTTCCCACCACTGACCGCGTCCGTCAGGCGTTCAACGCCACCTACCCAGTGGCCAGGGTGCTCGAACGCAACGGGTATGAAGCCCAGGGCTCTGGCCGCTGGACCGCGCCGCACAGCACCACGGGCATGCCCGGCGTGACGTTGCTGCCGCCCACTACAACTGGCCCGGCGCAGGTGTATTCGCACCACGCCGCAGACGTGCTGGCGACGGGGTATCCGCACGATGCCTTCAGCGCGCGCGCGCTGCTGGAGCATGCCGGCGACGAGGGTGCCGCGCGCGCCGCTGTCGGCGCTGAGCTCGACGTGCAGGACAGCACAGTTCGCACTGGGACCTACATCATGCGTGACGGCCAGATGTTGAAGGAAAAGTCCACCAGAGCCGGCGTGCTGGAAGTCCCCCTGACCTCGTTCGCCGCCTGGATCACGTCGGAGATCCGCTACGACGATGGCGACGGTGGCCGGGAGCTTCATTTCGAGCTCGCTGGTCAGCGCCCATCAGGGCAGGCGTTCTCGCCCATCACCCTGAAGGCCAGCGAGTTTGAGGCCATGGGCTGGCCGCTGGCGCAGTGGGGGGCCCACGCCAACGTGTTTGCCGGCGCTGGCAACCGTGACCACGTCCGCTGTGCCATCCAGGCTCTGAGTGTTCATCAGGGTTTCGTGACCCGCACCATTTACCGCCACCTCGGCTGGACCCTGCATCCCGAACACAAGGCGCTGTACCTGTCCGCCGGCGCGGTCATCGGCGCGCAGGGGGTGGTGCCGGGAATCACGGTGGAGGTGCCCGGACGTTTGACTGGTTATGCGCTGCCACCCGTTCCGGAGCATTCCGAACTGGTCCGCTGTGTGCGCGCGTCCCTGGCCCTGCTGGACCTCGCGCCAGACTCCATCAGCGTGCCAGTCCTCGGCGCGGTGTTTCGCGCTGTCCTTGGCAAGAGTGATTTCACGCTGTTCTTGGTCGGGCGAACAGGCAGCCACAAAACGACGTTCACGGCGCTGGCGCTGGCGCACTTCGGCGGGGCCTGGCGACATGACCACATGCCTGAGAGCTGGGCAAGTACGGCCAACGCCCTGGAGCGCAACGCATATATCGTCAAGGACGCCCTGTTCGGGGTCGATGATTTTAAGCCGCGCGATCCGAATGATCCTGTGTACGGGGTTCTTTCCAGACTGCTGCGGGGTCAGGCGGATGGTGCCGGGCGTTCCAGACTCGGTCAGGGGGGCCAGACCTCGCAGACCACGTACCATCCCCGCGGCCTGATGATCACGTCGGCCGAGACCGTTCCCAAGGAACACAGCGATCAGGCCCGGGCGCTGTTCGTGAACGTCACCGCGCCGCTGCTGGGCCCTGGCCGCCAGAAATCAGGGGCATTCTACGCGGCGGCAGAACTCGGTCAGTCTGGAACCTACGCCGGCACGCTCGCAGGGTTCGTGCAGTACATCGCGCAGAACTGGACCAGCCTGCATGCCGGAGGTGCGGCGCACCAACAGGCCGTGCGGGCCCTGACGGCACACTTCGATGACATTCAGGCGCACGACCGGACGCCACGCATGTGCGGCGAACTGGCCCGGGGCTGGCAGGTTTTTCTGGACTTCGCCGTGTCCAGCGGCACCGTGACCCGTCTCGACGCCGACGCGTTGCTGGCGCGGGTCATCAAGGCACTGCGCGATGTGGCAGCCACGCAAAGCGCCCATCACAAGGATGTGGACCCTGTCCAGCGCTTTTTGCAGTTGCTACGCGAGCTGTTCGCCAGTCGGCGGGCGTTCGTGGAAGACGCGCGTGAAGGCAGGGGGCCCAGAGACCACCCTGAAACGCTGGGATGGCGTTCAGACCCCCAGTTTGGGTTTCTCCGGGAGCCCTCGGCTGCACGGCTCGGCTGGGTGGGTCACTCGGGCAAAGGTGAGCTGTGCCTGTTTCTCCAGCCCGACACCACGGTGGCGGCCGTGAGCAAGCTTGCTGCAGACAGCGGCGCTCCCCTCCCGCTCACGAGCGGCCCGCTCGGTTCCCGCCTGAAAGAAGCTGGGATTCTGGGGCCGTGCGAAACGGGCAAGACCACCCACCGCCGTGCGGTTCACGGCGCCGCCGGACGGGCTGACCTCTGGCACATCCGCTGGGAGGTGTTTGCCCCCGACACCGGGACAGCAGGGACCGTCGGGGAGAATTCTTCCACTCCAACGGCCTCTGGCCCTGTACCTCCTTCTTCTCTTTCATCAGGACAGGAAGGGACAATGCTCGACAACCTGATGTTCGAGCCGTTCTAG
- a CDS encoding helix-turn-helix domain-containing protein — protein MNTLQEGRPKEKNATQQQKLIYTPSEVGDYLGLGRNLIYKLIGSGQLRGVRVGSKWLIPAAALEEFLSGARG, from the coding sequence GTGAACACGTTACAAGAAGGACGGCCCAAAGAAAAGAACGCGACGCAACAGCAGAAGCTCATCTACACCCCCAGCGAGGTCGGGGATTACCTTGGACTCGGGCGCAACCTGATCTACAAGCTGATCGGCTCCGGCCAGCTGCGGGGGGTGCGGGTGGGCAGCAAGTGGCTGATCCCCGCCGCGGCCCTCGAAGAGTTCCTCAGCGGGGCCCGGGGGTGA